CGAAGGAGCTGGGTTTACACCTACGGATATTTTTAAATATCATACATTTGACGGTAACCTCTGCCACGTGGATAAGGAGAGGTATAACGGTAGAGGCATATTTATAGCGGATAATATGGTCGATGCACTTTATTACAACGAAAAAGGCAACCGAGCCAGCATAGTAAAGCTTATAAAGCCTGAAGCATGAACTATTACCACCAACAAACCAATTAATATATTTTGCACACAAATGTTGTTCGGATCCCTCCTCATCTTTAGTCAGAAGATGCGCAAGAGTGGCAGTAAATAAAAATGCCAGCGATGCAATAATACTGCCCTGAGCGTAAGTATACGCACGATTGTATCTAAAGATCATATGCTTATTGTCAATGAAGATAACAGTAAGTTCATGTTTACTGAAAAAAAGGTTGACGGCAATCGTGTAACATTAGATCAAAACGTAAGCTTCCCCTTGATGATGACAGTTCTAAGCTAGAGAAGTCTGACTAAGGTGATAATATCTCGCAAACCATGTTTAATAGAGCATCCCTGCAAACAGGCTTATGAATAATCGAATATCCCACGCATTTTTCAGCTTCTTCTCTGTATGCTGTAACAATGAGAACCGGAATCTCTGAATATTCTTTACTCATCCGGTCAACCACAGCAAATCCGTCAACAACAGGCATTGCAAGATCCGTCACAACAAGATCAGGTTTGAAATCTTTGATCATATCAAGCCCCTCCCCGCCGTCTTTCGCTGTACGCACTTCGGAATAGTATTTTTGCAGAAGCAACCTGAGAATGCCCCTCGCTATCTCGTCATCTTCCACAATCAATATTTTTTTGTTAATCATATATACCACACAACATTTCTTTATAAATTAATCATATCATAACCGATCGATTATGCACCCTTATCTGACAAATACAAATTTTGCTCTGCTGTTGCCACAAGGCACTTGTATACTATGTATTAACCATATCAACTATCACAAGGCTTGAGTTTAGATATTTCCATAAGAGAATTTAACTTTACATACATAGCGGCAGGCATATTCATTCGCATAAACTATTGTAAATTTAAACTTATATGATTCCAGACAGGACAGGACGTATATTTTAGTATTATTCAAAACCATTTTAATTGGTAATCTCTTTTTTAACTGGTATAATATCTCATTACTCTGGGTGAGACATGTTTATTTTGAGTTTAATTAAAAATTCCAGATACTTTTATACTGCAATAGCCTGCATGTTTGCTCTTTTCGTGCTTCTTATACTTGTCACAGGCAGACAGTTTTACGAAAACGAGAAAAACAAACTTTACACAAGCAAAATCAACGAGCTGGTCATCAACTGCAGCAACTTTGAAAACAGGCTGAACGATGTTGAAATTGCAATACGCAGAATAATCAACTTAATGAAACAGCAGGAACTGCTCGAAAGCCCCGACCCGACAAGCATTAAATCATTTATCAGTGATTTTCTGTTTGATCACTACTACCTCAGCGTCATAATAACGTCACCGGCAACACCACTGCTAAAAATAGACTCTGCGGCATACCCTGCTGCATATATTAACTTTTTCAATATGGAAAGCAGCGAAATTCTGAAAATACTTGAAAAGGATAACTATAATATAAACGAGATAACCATAAACAAAGATCTGGATATTGTTTATATGGCAAAAAATCTAACAAATGCCTTTGGTGACGCATCCCGGCAGGCAATTTTCTTTTTCAGTCCGGAACTGCTTTTACAATATCTGCCGGTTAATTATGCTTTATTATTGAAAGGGGAGGGAGTCCAGTGGATTCCGGACAACGGAAGTTTTCCTTTGGATTTTATTCTGCCTGAGGATATCGGTATAAATTCTGATATCCAGATAAGCGATACCAAAACACTCTTTTTCATGCCCATTTCTAACAACAATAACAACTATCTGCTTGCCGCTGCTGTCGACATATCAGACCTCAAGAAAACCCTATGGGGGAGCACTCTGGCAACCGCTGCCGCGTTTACGTTATTCTTTGTCCTCCTGTTCATTATGATCTATTTCAGAAACAGTCAGGTAGCCCACCTTATCAACACACAGAGGGCAACAGTTGTCTGCCTTGCGAATCTGGCAGAATTCAAAGATAATGAAACTGCCGACCATCTGGAACGAACAAGGCACTATGGGACACTGCTGTCCAACTATCTTCGTAAAATCCCGAAATTCAGAAAAACAATCAACAAAGACTATCTGGATAATATAGGATTTGCATCGGTTCTCCACGACATAGGGAAAGTCGGCGTACCGGACAATATCCTTAAGAAGCCTGACAAGCTCGACGAAGAAGAATTCGAAGTTATAAAGCAACACCCGCAATTTGCAAAAAACATACTTAAGGGACTTGTGGAAAAACATAAAATTAACGATTTATTCTTTCATCTTGCATTCAACATCGCTGCTTATCATCATGAAAAATGGGACGGATCCGGATATCCTGACGGACTAAAAGGAAATCAGATCCCTCTCGAAGCAAGAATTTTCAGCATCTGTGATGTTTATGATGCGCTCAGGTCGGAACGGGTATACAAAAAACCTTTCCCGCATGATATATCTATGGAGATTATTAACGAAGGCAGAGGGACGCATTTTGACCCAGAAATAGTTGATACCTTCAACGAATGCGCAGACCAGTTCAGACAGATTCATAACACCTATGACATGTTTTATACCCAGATATCATACGCAACATTCGGCAACAACAAAAGAGAGTTGAGAGTTGAGTGGACTCCTGCCCTTTCAGTCGGGATAGAAGAGATAGACTCACAACATAAGATACTGCTCAGTAAGATTAATATGCTTATTAAAGCTATACTGGAAGGCAAGGGTGATGAAAACATACTCAACCTTCTGCGCTTTCTAGAGAGCTACTCAGAGGAGCACTTTCAAACGGAAGAACGGATCATGCGGCAGATAGGTTTTGAATTTGCCGAACAGCACACTGCTGCACATGACATATTCCGACAAAATCTCAGACGAATCCTTAAGCTCGTCAACAAGTCAGGAATAAGCCAGGACATATTCGCTGATATAGAGAAAAACCTTATCTCATGGCTGCTGGAACACATCGTAAAAATGGACACAAAAATATCCGGAAAATAAGACTCCAGTGTAAATATGCTATTTAAGGCTCCACTTAGGTTTTCTTTTTTCCTGAAAGGCTTTTATACCTTCCTTTGCATCGTGGCTGGAGCACAAAGAGGCAAACATTTCAGAGCCGTAATCCACTCCGGCACTATAGCTCACATCATATGCCGCGCTGAGCCCCCGCTTACCTGCCGCCACCGCCAGTGGACTCTTTGAAGCAAGTTTCTTTGCAATCTCATCTGTCCTCATTTCAAGCTCGTCATCCGGCACAACCCAGTTCACAAGCCCCAGCTCCAGAGCTTCCTGAGCTGTGACCATCTCACCCAGCAAAACCATCTCCATCGCCTTCTTTCTCCCCACATTCGCAATCAGCGGCACTCCGGGCCCCGTGCATATCAACCCTACATTTACAGCAGTAGTACCAAACCTGGCACTTTCAGCGGCAACAGTCAGATCAGCGGCAAAGCTGAGCCCTGCGCCATTTGCAAGGCAATACCCCTGAACAGAGGATATTACCGGCTTCTTCATTTTTGCAATAGTATGATTGTGTTTGTCCATAAGAGCGATAAACTCACGGTAATCGTTTGGGCTTTTTTCATCAAATTCCCCCAGATCGATACCTGTGGAAAAATTTTTCCCCTCAGCATTAATAACAACAACCCTGACACTGCTGTCAGCATCAAACGCAATCAGCGCACTATTGAGCAGTTCCGCATATTCAGATGTAAAAGTATTATATACTTCAGGTCTGTTCAGAGTGATGTAACCTGTAAATTCTCTTTTTGATTTGCGTATTACTTTTTCAGACATGCCGACCTCACAATATAACAACATTATAAATATGATCATACCTGAGAAATACTATTTACGCCACACAAACAAACAGCTACTATTTAATAACAAAAACTATACAGATAATAATAACTTCGATATATTATTTTCGACACACAGATAATGACAACAAAAAGAAGACTCCGAGAGTAAAAATAAAACCGCATACAGCTATGATAATATATAATCTGCTGTTGTCTCTTCTTTCATCAGCAGACAAAGTCTGAACCACATCAAATATCCCCTTATAACTTACAGGTGTTGTCCACTTGGCACTTTCCCCAGACATATAACCACTCTTATCGGTAAGAAGTGCAACAGCGACCTCTGCGGCTTTCACGTCATCAACATTTCTGGTGACGGCAAGCGACCATTCAGGAACGAGTATTGTCGAATGTATCAGCGGAAAGCCATCATCTCTGACATTCAGCACTTTGATGTCCTGCCAATCAAAAACACCTTTCGAAACAAGCTCTTCAAGCACCCCTGTCCGCACAACCCCTACATCAGCAACACCACTCAGAACATATTTAATTGTAATAATCTGCGACCCGCTGAACACAACACTGTAATCCTTGAACGGATCAAGACCAACTCTGACCAGCTCCCTCACTCCCAAAAGATAACCACCAAAACCTTTAGAGTTTATCCCTGCAAGTGTCTTACTCTGAACGTCAACCAGTTCATTAATCTCATTATTATCTGCACGAACAAATATAACAGAAGAAAACGCATTCAGATAATACCCGTCTTGTTTATTAAGAAGAGTGAGTAGACGTCTTATGCCATACAACTTCTCCAGCTCCAGATACTCAGCAGGCTGTGTCAGAACAAAATCAAGCTCACCGTTCTTAACCAGTAAATGCATCTCTTTGAACCCCTTCACAGGCACAAGCTCGAAATGCCCTAATTGCAAATAATTCAGCTTATCAATTGTCCCTTTCCACATAGACTCTGAAGCCTCTTTCCCTGAAAAAGCACGAACCCCGAGCCTGTAAACCCTTTCCCCATATGCATCAACAGCAAACATAATCAGAAATACAATAACAGTTACATACCTGAAAGTTCTCATGATCTGCTTCCTTTGAACTCTTTCGGTATAAGCACTTCAAAAGCTGCTCCGCCTTCATGATTAAAAGCACTGATTTCACCACCAAGATTGTCCTTTATGACGATCTTAGTCATATAAAGACCTATGCCTGTACCTTTTCCCTCTGTTTTCGTTGTGAAATAAGGGTTAAAAATATCTGTTAAAATTTCTTCAGGAATACCTGTTCCATTATCACGGACAAGAATACGTATATTACTGTCGCAGCAATCCAGCTCCACCTCAATAAGCCCTTGGACATTGCCTGACTTATTCATCTTTTCCTCTATAGCATCTCTTGCATTCTGAATCAGGTTAAGTATTGCCTGCTTCAGCTCACCCGGGATACCTTTTACAATATTTTCGCTCATTTCACAGTCAGGCTCCGGAGTGGAGTCGCAGCATTCATAAGATTTATGATTACAGTTACATTTGAATATAATAACGATGCCATTGTTTTTCATCTGTGGACGAATCATTGATATTACTTCACAAACAGCCCCCACAGCATCATATTCTACAATATCTTTTGATGAACTGAAGAACTTACGAAAATCGTCAATTGTCTTTGACATGTGCATAATAAGCTGTAGAGCCATCCCTTTATTTTCGTCTATATCCTTTTGAAGCATTCTCCCTTCGGACGCTTCTTCGCAAATATTCTGTACAACAAGGGACAGGCCATTCAAAGGCTGTCTCCACTGATGTGCTATTGCATTGATCATCTGCCCCATATCCGCAAATTTCTTCTGCTCGAGCATAATCTGCTCATTCTTTATCCTTTTTGCTGTTTCCGCCTCAACTTTATCCGCAAGCTGCCTGTTAATTTCATCGAGTTGCTTTTCCCTCTGTCTGATAGCACAAACCATTGACGAAAAAGACATTTCAAGGTCATGATATTCATCAAAGCTACTTTCCGCATATTCACATTCGTCATATCTTCCCTGCTTAACTTTATTCGATATATCAAGCAGTCTCTCAATGGGACGTACAATGGCATGCCTCATGAAAAACCACCAGAAAGGTATAAGCAAAAGTATCATCAGTAAAAAAACAGAGACGAAAAGGACTGACATATTAGCCAACGACAGCGGATACATGTAGCCAGGCAGGAGAAGGTGGAAATACACCGATCTGCTCTGCCCAAGAATCCACCTCTGAACAAGCTGGGCAGAACCATCATCAAAAACTATGTGCTCCTTTGAAACATCAGTAAAAGGGAAAAGCACAGGGGTGACTTTCTTTATACCCCACACATTTCTGATAACACTATCAGCATCCGCATCCTCTATATACATATACTCAAGCTCAACTCCGTTCAGTTTTTTTATCTCATCACTGAAGCTGCCGTCTATTTTTTTGCAAGTACGGAGATACCCGACCAGCTTCTGACTATCAGCCTGCCTGTGATAGACTGCAAACTGTAAAACAATCCTCAGTTCACCTTCATCATTGACATCAAAATAGAAAAGATCATCACCGGCAGCACTGTCCAGCTTTGCAGCAACAGCACCTCTTGGTGAAGATACTGCGGACAATCCTTCATACTGTTTATTGAAAACGGCGATGTTCTCCCCGTTGCTGTCATATATGGCAGCACTGTCCAGAAAACTATCCTTTAACCGCATCTGCAAAAGACCTGACAGCTCTTTATTGTCATTCTCAATGCTGATCCGCTTATCGTAAGTCTGATCGTAATTCTGTATAGAGTACATAACCGAGGAGATCTCCTCAGCCGATAATATCTTCTTTGAAGCTTCGATTGCAGAAAACTGATAATCAGCAAGAAGCTGGCTCATATCCGAAAGACAATTTCTAAGCCGGTAGCTGAACCTGTTGAATCTTGACATATCCTCATTAACTATAATGATAATACTGGTGGCAAATGTCGCCAGCAGTATAGTCACTGCAACAAGCAAAACCAGTCTTGCCCTCAATCGCAATTTCATTCAACACCCTTAAAAGACCAGACAAGCAACGACTCTATCAGAAGAAAAAGTTTGTAAAGAATAGGTTATAATTATCTATAACATCCAAAGATCTCTCATAACTTCTTCAAAAAAATGCAGAATTACTTGCCACCTATACAATACAACTATAACATGCAAACGGGCAGATTTCACAATTTGCAGATATATTATTTATGAAAATTTGAACATAAATTTCAAATATCATAACCTATCGTGCCACAACAACATTCCTTGACTTGTTCTTTGCTGCATAGAGTGCATCATCTGCTCTTTTGATAAAGTGTTCTTTCTGTTCGCCGTTGACGTACTGCGCAACACCAAAGCTCGCCGTCACAGTTCTCCCCACAGGGAAATCATAGCTTTCTATCTTTGTGCGGAGCTTTTCTGCGATTGTAGCAGCGTCCTCAAGGGGGGTATTAGTAAATATTATCAAAAATTCTTCACCACCCCATCTGGCAACAGTATCACTTGATCTGGTATTGTCATTAAGAAGCTCTGCGATTATCTTTAAAACTTCATCTCCGGTCTGATGTCCGAAGTTATCATTAACGTCTTTAAAATGGTCTATATCTGAGATAAGCACGGAAAAATCTTTCCCATACCTGCCAGCCTGCTCTATTTCGTAATCAAGTATTTCGTCAACTTTTATTCTGTTATAAAGCTTAGTAAGAGGGTCAGTAATTGACATAAGCAGAAGTCTTTCAGCTTCTTTCTCTTTCTCAAGCTTCTCAACTTCCGCATGAATCAGATCCCTTGTCCTCTGCTCCAGTTCATTTGTCATTTCATCGAAGTTTATATTAAGCTGCTGAAGCTCCTCTATCTGAGAATCTTCGTAATCAAAAGCCATAAACTCGGAGCCTATATATTTCGTATTTTCTGACAGACTTACAATAGGCGCACTTATCATATTCGCTAGTTTTTCTGAACGTTTCCTGAAATAGATATAAAACATGAGGCTCATAATGAAGATTGCCACTACTACTATTTTACCAAGCGTATATGAGAAATATTTCAGCTTCTCAATGGGTTTTACAAGTTTTCCCATATCTGTAACAACAAACAGATGCCACCCTGTTGAGCTGATAAGTTTGTGCGTAATAAAATAATCATGTCCTTTAATAGTCACTGAGCAGCCCTGGCATTTTTCAGCAAATACAGAGCCGAGTTTATCTTTTATCTCAGCGTCAGGGTGTTTTAAAATATTGAATTCATCAGGCTTATAAACAGTGGTGCTTATAGCTTCGTCATAAAAATGATCTTTCAGTTCTTTCAAACCAAGCAATTCCTCAATCTCATCCCCCATAGCGAGGATAACGCCATTGCTGTCCACGATGAATGCCTTTGATTCATTGGGAACCTGCATGTTTAATGCGCTGTCAACCATCTTCCCTACTGTTATATCAATACCTGCAACACCTTCCAGAAAATCATCTCTATAAATAGGAACAATGCATGACATTATCCACCCTAACCCTGCAGGGTCAAGATAAACACTTGTCCAGACAGGATCTCTCTCCGGATTATGTTTCGCATCTGCAAGATAGTAAAAGTTATAGTCCTGCATATGGATGGTCGAACCAAACCTTTCGGCAACATTATCGATGAATGGATACAACCTGTTCATATTGTCATATGTATTCAGGTATACCTGCGAGATAAGACTATTCTGCTCCACCATACTTTTAAGGCTGGTATCAAGATGCTCTGTCATATAAGCCTTTCGAAGCTCTTCGGCTCCAATGATTGTATCAGACGAATAATAGAGTGAGCTACCTCCGTTATTCTCCAGTTTATAGAATGCTCCATTTGCATGATAGCCGAAGAGGTTACTGCTCTCGTTATAAAGTTCGTAAGCATCCATATTTCTGAAAAACTGCTGCTGTTCGTTCTGGAGCATAACAGCGTAAGAGGTTATCTCGCCCAAAGCTTCATCAATAAGCATGACCTCCCTTGCAACCACCATGTCGATAGTCTCTTTAGATTTGTCAAGATAGGCACTCGTGACACGCTCCGTCACATATGAGTTAATAAAAAAGTACAACACAATAAGAACAACTTCTATGAAAAGAATAGGCAGCAGAGATGCCGTCATAAAATTTTTATAGATCAGAGACCTTATATTAGTATTTATATTTTCCATAATAATCCATCACGCATATTCTTGTGTTTATCTAATTATACTCACGTAACAAATTAAATGCAAAAATCATTTATATTACTTGATATTATATTACCGACCAATTACAAAAAAAGGCGGAGCCTGAGCCCCGCCATAGTGTGTAACATATAAGATTTATCAGGTCTGCTGAAAAATCACAGACCTTTTGAAATTACAATATTCATACCGCTGATAAAATCCTCTATTTTATCCTGAAGCATAGCTATATCCGCTTCAACATCTTTTCCTTTGTCCAGTTTTTCTTTTATGGCAAGGGCATACTCATGCACCTTCTTGTGCAGTCCGTCCAGCGCTATAAAGTCGCTGTCATGACCGAAAAGCTTCTCCCCTTCATCCCTGTAATATCTGGTAAAAGGGCATTCCTCGTAGCTCACAATATTTATCGGTTCATGGTATATCATTCCATGGAAGATAGTCTTCATCATGAGCACATGTGTCACTTTTGCGTGGATCATAGGCAGTATTTCCGATTCAAGGGTAAACTTCTTCAGCTCCTGTTCTGTTTCATCCAGAAGCCCTACAACAGACTCAACGCCTGTTATCATATTATTTATACCCCCGGAGTTCTGATCGCTCATACGGGCAACTTCCTCGATATTTGATGCAATCTCTGTCATAGCCGCTGACTGCTGCTGCACAGACGACGAGATATGTACCATAATACCGCTCAGATCATCCACAGCAGCCTGTATAGTTTCGAATTTACCGTTAGCAAGGCTCACCTTATCCATCTGATCATTAACTTTCAAAAGAGCATCTTCGGCTCTGCCTACTGCTTCCTGCACTTTTTCCTGCATGCTGCTCACAACATCAGAAATATCACTGGCAGACTTGTTAGTTTTCTCTGCAAGCTTTCGGACTTCATCAGCCACAACAGAAAATCCTTTCCCTGCGTCACCGGCTCTGGCTGCCTCAATTGCAGCGTTAAGAGCAAGCAGATTTGTCTGCTCTGTAATGTCGGTAATAACCATTACGATCTCACCAACTTCATGAGAAGATGCCAGCAGGTCAGACATGCCGGATGCCAGCTCGTTAACTATTCCGCTCACCTCATTTGATATCTCGGTTGTCTCTTTCATAACAAGTACACCCTCTTTTGAAAGGCTGAGAGTTTCGTCTGTTTTCACGGAAGAATTACTTATATTTTCAGCAGAATCTTTTACGGTAACACTTATCTCTTCACTTGCAGCCGCAACTTCCCCTGCAAGCCTCAATGTTTCATCATTCATTGTTTTTAAACGCATAGACGAAAGAGAAAGCGGGAGCACCTGCTCCATGATATTAGATATACTGCGGAAGGTTGCCGTTATATCCTTGCTGATAATCTGCATGAATCTATTATAACGGTCTGAAATTTCACCAAGCTCATCACTTGTGTTAATATGCGAATGAAGGCTGAGATCAAGATTTTCTGATGCCTGAACAATGGTATTCTGCAACATTCCGACCTTCTTAATAATAAGCCTGCTGACAAGAAAATATATCATCACTATCAATAAAATACCGCTAAAAAGCACAAAAATATCAGAAATAAGTGAAAGTTTTTTGACTGAAAGCACAGTCTCTCTGCTGAGCTTAACCACGTAAAAAGAATTTATTGAGCCTTCTTCCCATGAAGTATGGCATCTGACGCAATACCCGATTGTTTTCACAGGGAAATGATAGACCATTTCAGCCTTGTCAGTATAAGACTCCTCTGAATCAAGAAATTTGTCGGAATCAATAACCTGCCCCACCATCTCTTTCTGAGAAGAATAGGACACTGTTCCGTCCGGCTTGACCAGAGAAAACTCTTTTACATCTTTATACTTTCCTATCTCATCTATCAGATGTTGAAAGGTGTTCATATTGCCCTTTTTAAGAGCATCGAAAGTTGACATGTAAATAATATCTTTTAGATAATTCATATACCCTGTTATGGATCTTTCTGTCATACGAAGCTTGATGTTATCAAAAATGATAACACCTAGGAGCGTAAATGAAATTATCAGAACTGTGGCGATAGCCATTTTTGTATTGAGCGAAAAGCGGTAGCTTGTTTTTTTATCCATTACTTCTCTCCTTTCGGAGCGGAAAGTTTTTTAAAGTCATTCCACGGAAGGTCTTCAATATGTTTTGCTTCAACATATATACTCAAGTTTCGCACCTTGATATAGTACGATAACTTATTGTTATAGCTAGGATAATAATAGAAAAAGTCTCCCATAAATGGTATATTGATTTTCTAACAAAAAATTGCCAAAGGAGACTTTTTCTATGCTTGAGAATAAATCATGGCAGTCTGAAATACAAGCGGCATTGTGGAAAGAATTTGAGATATTCCGAGTAATGAAGGCTTTGCAACTACGTACAATTGCCTATAGATGCGGTATTACAAAGAATCAAGGCGTTGAACCATTTTCTATTCTTGTGGCTTTAGTTTTTCTGACGTTTCTCGGTAAGAGCGTTCACCATTTTGTTTCCCACTGCCGAAACAGCTTATTCGATTTAGGCGGTAAAGATGTTTTTTATCGTTTAAGCACACGTACAAGTATCAATTGGCGGCGTTTTATGATGGATATATCACTTAAGGTGGTCAGGCATTTCAAGTCATTCAGTAGCTGGCAGCAGCGTGTTCTTGTCATTGACGACACAGTGATTCAGAAAGCCGGCAAGAAGATAGAAGAAGTTTCCTGGGTGTTTGACCATAGCAAGGGCAAGAGCGTGAAGGGATTCAGTGCAGTGGTTCTTGGCTGGAGTGATCGTTCTTCTTTTATTCCTGTAGATTTTGCCTTACAACGAAGCAGTCAGAAAGTATTCAAACAATCGACAACACCAGAGATGGATAAACGTGCTCTGGCATGGCATCGTCGCCAAGAAGCTGTTAAAGATAAGCCGACACTTGTAAAGGAAATGCTTAAACGGGCTAAACAGAAAGGGCTGGATGCAGGAGCAGTTTTATTTGACAGCTGGTACTGTATGCCGAAGCTGGTTTCATCAATCTTTCATGAGATCGGTTATGATGTTATTGCTATGCTTAAAACCACACCAACGTTGACTGTGGCGGTAAATGGTAAGATATTTTCGACAAAGAGACTCTGGGAATGCGTGGTCCCCAGCCTGCGCAAAGAGACACTGACAATAAGCAATGAGCTGGTGTCTGTGTCATGTGTAAACGCTTTATTTGGTGGTACTTCAGTTAAGCTTGTCTTTTGTAAACCACTGAGAAAAAGCAAGTCAAAGAAGCCTATCATTCTGCTTTCTACTGATATAACTCTGACTTCAGCACAAATTATTGAGACCTATGGGAAGAGATGGGCGGTGGAAGTGTTGTTTAAAGACGCCAAGAGCAAGCTTTTCTTTGGGAAAAATCAATCCAGATCATTTGAGGC
This window of the Denitrovibrio acetiphilus DSM 12809 genome carries:
- a CDS encoding response regulator; translation: MINKKILIVEDDEIARGILRLLLQKYYSEVRTAKDGGEGLDMIKDFKPDLVVTDLAMPVVDGFAVVDRMSKEYSEIPVLIVTAYREEAEKCVGYSIIHKPVCRDALLNMVCEILSP
- a CDS encoding bacteriohemerythrin, which produces MSLIKNSRYFYTAIACMFALFVLLILVTGRQFYENEKNKLYTSKINELVINCSNFENRLNDVEIAIRRIINLMKQQELLESPDPTSIKSFISDFLFDHYYLSVIITSPATPLLKIDSAAYPAAYINFFNMESSEILKILEKDNYNINEITINKDLDIVYMAKNLTNAFGDASRQAIFFFSPELLLQYLPVNYALLLKGEGVQWIPDNGSFPLDFILPEDIGINSDIQISDTKTLFFMPISNNNNNYLLAAAVDISDLKKTLWGSTLATAAAFTLFFVLLFIMIYFRNSQVAHLINTQRATVVCLANLAEFKDNETADHLERTRHYGTLLSNYLRKIPKFRKTINKDYLDNIGFASVLHDIGKVGVPDNILKKPDKLDEEEFEVIKQHPQFAKNILKGLVEKHKINDLFFHLAFNIAAYHHEKWDGSGYPDGLKGNQIPLEARIFSICDVYDALRSERVYKKPFPHDISMEIINEGRGTHFDPEIVDTFNECADQFRQIHNTYDMFYTQISYATFGNNKRELRVEWTPALSVGIEEIDSQHKILLSKINMLIKAILEGKGDENILNLLRFLESYSEEHFQTEERIMRQIGFEFAEQHTAAHDIFRQNLRRILKLVNKSGISQDIFADIEKNLISWLLEHIVKMDTKISGK
- a CDS encoding enoyl-CoA hydratase/isomerase family protein; protein product: MSEKVIRKSKREFTGYITLNRPEVYNTFTSEYAELLNSALIAFDADSSVRVVVINAEGKNFSTGIDLGEFDEKSPNDYREFIALMDKHNHTIAKMKKPVISSVQGYCLANGAGLSFAADLTVAAESARFGTTAVNVGLICTGPGVPLIANVGRKKAMEMVLLGEMVTAQEALELGLVNWVVPDDELEMRTDEIAKKLASKSPLAVAAGKRGLSAAYDVSYSAGVDYGSEMFASLCSSHDAKEGIKAFQEKRKPKWSLK
- a CDS encoding phosphate/phosphite/phosphonate ABC transporter substrate-binding protein, translating into MRTFRYVTVIVFLIMFAVDAYGERVYRLGVRAFSGKEASESMWKGTIDKLNYLQLGHFELVPVKGFKEMHLLVKNGELDFVLTQPAEYLELEKLYGIRRLLTLLNKQDGYYLNAFSSVIFVRADNNEINELVDVQSKTLAGINSKGFGGYLLGVRELVRVGLDPFKDYSVVFSGSQIITIKYVLSGVADVGVVRTGVLEELVSKGVFDWQDIKVLNVRDDGFPLIHSTILVPEWSLAVTRNVDDVKAAEVAVALLTDKSGYMSGESAKWTTPVSYKGIFDVVQTLSADERRDNSRLYIIIAVCGFIFTLGVFFLLSLSVCRK
- a CDS encoding sensor histidine kinase yields the protein MKLRLRARLVLLVAVTILLATFATSIIIIVNEDMSRFNRFSYRLRNCLSDMSQLLADYQFSAIEASKKILSAEEISSVMYSIQNYDQTYDKRISIENDNKELSGLLQMRLKDSFLDSAAIYDSNGENIAVFNKQYEGLSAVSSPRGAVAAKLDSAAGDDLFYFDVNDEGELRIVLQFAVYHRQADSQKLVGYLRTCKKIDGSFSDEIKKLNGVELEYMYIEDADADSVIRNVWGIKKVTPVLFPFTDVSKEHIVFDDGSAQLVQRWILGQSRSVYFHLLLPGYMYPLSLANMSVLFVSVFLLMILLLIPFWWFFMRHAIVRPIERLLDISNKVKQGRYDECEYAESSFDEYHDLEMSFSSMVCAIRQREKQLDEINRQLADKVEAETAKRIKNEQIMLEQKKFADMGQMINAIAHQWRQPLNGLSLVVQNICEEASEGRMLQKDIDENKGMALQLIMHMSKTIDDFRKFFSSSKDIVEYDAVGAVCEVISMIRPQMKNNGIVIIFKCNCNHKSYECCDSTPEPDCEMSENIVKGIPGELKQAILNLIQNARDAIEEKMNKSGNVQGLIEVELDCCDSNIRILVRDNGTGIPEEILTDIFNPYFTTKTEGKGTGIGLYMTKIVIKDNLGGEISAFNHEGGAAFEVLIPKEFKGSRS
- a CDS encoding diguanylate cyclase, which produces MTASLLPILFIEVVLIVLYFFINSYVTERVTSAYLDKSKETIDMVVAREVMLIDEALGEITSYAVMLQNEQQQFFRNMDAYELYNESSNLFGYHANGAFYKLENNGGSSLYYSSDTIIGAEELRKAYMTEHLDTSLKSMVEQNSLISQVYLNTYDNMNRLYPFIDNVAERFGSTIHMQDYNFYYLADAKHNPERDPVWTSVYLDPAGLGWIMSCIVPIYRDDFLEGVAGIDITVGKMVDSALNMQVPNESKAFIVDSNGVILAMGDEIEELLGLKELKDHFYDEAISTTVYKPDEFNILKHPDAEIKDKLGSVFAEKCQGCSVTIKGHDYFITHKLISSTGWHLFVVTDMGKLVKPIEKLKYFSYTLGKIVVVAIFIMSLMFYIYFRKRSEKLANMISAPIVSLSENTKYIGSEFMAFDYEDSQIEELQQLNINFDEMTNELEQRTRDLIHAEVEKLEKEKEAERLLLMSITDPLTKLYNRIKVDEILDYEIEQAGRYGKDFSVLISDIDHFKDVNDNFGHQTGDEVLKIIAELLNDNTRSSDTVARWGGEEFLIIFTNTPLEDAATIAEKLRTKIESYDFPVGRTVTASFGVAQYVNGEQKEHFIKRADDALYAAKNKSRNVVVAR